The proteins below come from a single Rosa rugosa chromosome 2, drRosRugo1.1, whole genome shotgun sequence genomic window:
- the LOC133731163 gene encoding F-box protein At2g26160-like: protein MVSSPDWAWLPSDLLDSILEKLIPITDYIRFGAVCKHWQSAASHQKEHRMKSCHKQLPMLMEITRNYKDEGRVDALFSVAQGGKLRQLNYMPYYIKNKQPFSGMTWCGSTHGWLVYDESNSVLTLLNPFTRHTITLPPLREPTDARAFIHWVKLSADPCLCPNDYEVLVRYNSIEFDSVTSLAYFRSGDDTWTQIGDESFASKVSDAVYYKGQFVALTRSELPANFTINFSSIPTTKFESHDPYSPYMISEYILESSGGDLLLVKRIEVSMTSKKCIQVFKLLHADGDMPRWVAIKSIGSDVLFLCIRSAMSVSALDFPQCVPNSLYFTDGVFNLEKTEEWIEKDTSGLYNSLLWVSPTIR, encoded by the coding sequence ATGGTTTCATCTCCTGACTGGGCTTGGCTCCCAAGCGACCTTCTGGATTCGATACTAGAAAAATTGATACCAATCACTGACTACATCCGGTTCGGTGCAGTTTGCAAGCATTGGCAATCCGCGGCGTCGCATCAGAAAGAGCATCGCATGAAATCATGTCACAAACAGCTTCCTATGCTCATGGAGATTACTAGAAACTACAAAGACGAAGGCCGGGTTGACGCCTTGTTTAGTGTGGCACAAGGAGGTAAGCTGAGGCAGTTGAACTATATGCCTTATTACATTAAGAACAAGCAGCCTTTTTCTGGGATGACGTGGTGCGGTTCCACACATGGTTGGTTGGTTTATGATGAAAGCAATTCTGTACTGACCTTGTTGAACCCTTTCACCAGGCATACCATTACTCTTCCACCACTCAGAGAACCCACAGATGCAAGGGCTTTTATTCATTGGGTTAAATTGTCGGCTGACCCATGTTTGTGTCCTAATGATTATGAAGTTCTAGTACGATACAATAGTATAGAGTTTGATTCGGTAACCAGTCTAGCATATTTTAGATCAGGGGATGATACTTGGACTCAAATAGGTGATGAAAGTTTCGCCAGCAAAGTTAGTGATGCAGTTTATTATAAAGGCCAGTTTGTTGCTCTTACCCGTTCGGAATTGCCGGCCAACTTTACCATTAACTTTAGCAGCATACCAACTACCAAATTCGAATCTCATGATCCATATTCACCTTATATGATCTCCGAATATATTCTCGAATCTTCCGGGGGAGATTTATTGTTGGTTAAGAGGATTGAAGTATCTATGACGTCTAAGAAGTGCATACAAGTTTTCAAATTGTTGCATGCAGATGGGGATATGCCTAGATGGGTAGCGATTAAGAGTATTGGAAGTgatgttttgtttttgtgtatCCGTTCAGCTATGAGTGTATCCGCATTAGACTTTCCACAGTGTGTTCCGAATTCCTTATACTTCACAGACGGTGTCTTCAATTTGGAGAAAACGGAGGAATGGATTGAAAAAGACACTTCAGGATTGTACAACTCACTATTATGGGTTTCTCCCACTATAAGGTGA
- the LOC133731164 gene encoding F-box protein At2g26160-like, whose translation MGKNGTKRPKKFLHGWGSFPSELLDSILERLTSIFDYIQFSFVCKHWRRVALNQKEQRLKSCHKQLIPLLLLIPTKNSNQRRVLYSVTQGKVVRSFNVPNHHDDDKWLCGSSHGWLAYADGNFLVTLVNPFTRGTIRLPQVMEVGKYRPKCYSFDISKVVLSANPCLFPKDYEVLVIFEDDDGVIKELAHFKSGDNAWTRSDNQMIDGLDILDVIYYKGRFVALTSLDTDSDPGHDVNKFHPSIKFLSHPEEACNKSTYLVKSTWEDLLLVNINNSSSIKIFKQGSSYGEWVEIESIGTDTLFLDNMQSMCVSASYSGCHPNSIYFMECVVNLNTRKETRHDELPERTRPITWIAPTAAFSI comes from the coding sequence ATGGGGAAGAATGGAactaaaagaccaaaaaaatttCTTCACGGTTGGGGTTCGTTTCCAAGTGAGCTTCTTGATTCGATACTTGAAAGATTGACATCCATCTTCGACTACATCCAGTTCAGTTTCGTTTGCAAGCATTGGCGAAGGGTTGCCTTAAATCAGAAGGAGCAGCGCCTCAAATCTTGTCACAAACAGCTAATTCCTTTGTTGCTGTTGATTCCAACCAAGAACAGCAACCAAAGACGTGTCTTGTACAGTGTCACACAAGGTAAGGTTGTTCGTAGCTTTAATGTTCCTAATCATCATGACGACGATAAGTGGTTGTGTGGTTCTTCCCATGGTTGGTTGGCTTATGCCGACGGCAATTTCCTAGTAACCCTAGTAAACCCTTTCACCAGAGGCACCATTAGGCTTCCACAAGTCATGGAAGTTGGGAAGTACAGACCTAAATGCTACTCGTTTGACATTAGTAAAGTTGTATTGTCTGCCAACCCTTGTTTGTTTCCTAAAGATTATGAAGTTCTTGTTATCTTTGAGGATGATGATGGGGTGATCAAGGAACTAGCCCATTTTAAGTCCGGGGACAATGCCTGGACTCGCTCCGATAATCAAATGATCGATGGACTTGATATCCTTGATGTAATTTATTACAAAGGCCGGTTTGTAGCTCTAACTAGTTTGGATACCGATTCTGATCCCGGCCATGACGTTAACAAGTTTCATCCAAGCATAAAGTTCCTATCACACCCAGAAGAAGCTTGTAATAAGTCAACATATCTTGTGAAATCGACCTGGGAGGATCTATTGCTCGTAAATATAAATAATTCTTCCAGCATCAAGATTTTCAAGCAGGGTAGTTCGTATGGCGAATGGGTAGAGATAGAGAGTATTGGAACTGATACTTTGTTTCTGGATAACATGCAATCAATGTGTGTTTCCGCTTCATACTCGGGGTGTCATCCAAATTCGATATACTTCATGGAATGCGTTGTCAACTTAAATACAAGAAAAGAGACCAGGCATGACGAGTTACCAGAGCGGACACGACCAATAACATGGATTGCACCCACTGCGGCATTTTCCATATGA